The genomic window ATTAAAAAGAAAAAGCCTGAAGAATTACCAAAAGATTCGTTGGGCATTGTTAACCTCAGCACGAATGCTGTTACAAAAATGGCAAGGGTAAAATCTTTCAAATTCCCTGAAGAAGGTGCTGGTGTAATGGCCTATCTAACTGAAAAGCCAGATACAGCAAAGAAAACTGTAAAACCAGCTGAGAAAAAGGATGATGAAATGGATTTTGCGGATGATGAACCGACCGGAAAAGGTAAAACCGACGAAGGAACCGATTTAGTGGTAAAAAACCTTTTAACGGGCACAGATAAAACTTATAAATTCGTTACCGATTATTATTTCAGTAAAGATGGCAAACAGTTGGTTTTCGCTTGTAGCGGATCTAAAAAAGACAAAACGGCGCCACAAGGTGTATTCTTGCTAAACACAGAAAAAAGTACATTAAAAACCCTGATTAAAGGTAAAGGAAGTTTTAAAAACTTCACTTTTGATGAGGAAAGCGAACATGTGGCTTTTGTGGGCGAGCAAAGTCCAGAGAAACAGGAAATAAAAAATTACAACATTTATTACAACTCTTTAACACTAGATACGGCGCAGATACTGGTTGATTTTGATATGCCAGGACTACCTGCAAAATGGTCGGTTAATGCTGATGGTAAAATAACCTTTAGTAAAGATGGCAAGAAATTGTTTTTCGGCATCTCCCCTATCAAAAAACCAAAAGACACCACTATTGTAGATTTCGAAGTGGCTAAAGTTGATGTTTGGAATTATAAAGACGATTACTTGCAGCCTATGCAGCTAAAAAACGCAGATAGAGACAGTAAAAAAAGTTATTTATCGGTGATTGATGTTTATAGCAGTGATCCAAAAGTTATTCCATTAGCGGATTTAAAATTGCCTGACGCCAATCTGATTGCTGAAGGTGATGCGAATCTGGTTTTAGCTTCTACAGACTATGGCCGTAGGATCGAATCACAATGGAGCGGGTCTACCTCAAAAGATTATTATCTGGTTGATACTAAAAATGGCCAGAAAAAGAAAATCATCGATAATTTAAGCGGTTATGCAATGGCTTCTCCTGGCGGAAACTATGTTTTATATTTTGATAGAAAAGCAGGTAGCTGGAATACTTATGGTGTAACCACTGGAAAAGTAACCATATTAACAGCTGGATTAAGCGAAAAATTTGTTGATGAAGAAAACGATGTACCGGATTTACCTTCCCCTTACGGTTTAGCCACATGGACTGAAGGTGATAAAGCTGTTTTAATTTACGATAAATACGATATCTGGTCGTTCTCACCAGACGGAAAATCGGCACCAAAAAATATTACTGCCGGTTTTGGAAGAGCAAACAATATTACCTTCCGTTACGAAAGAGTACAACAGGATAACAGGTTTGAGCGCAATGCAGATAGCAAATTTGTAAAAGTGAACGAAACAGTTTGGTTAGATGGTTTTAACAATTTAACTAAAGAAAACGGGTTTTACCGTACCAATGTAGGTTCGGCTAAAGCGCCAGAATTGGTAGTAATGGCTAAGTTTAAATATTCAAACCTGCTAAAAGCTAAAGATGCTGATGTTTACATTTACGATAAAGCCAATTATGTAGAATCGCCAAATGTTTATATCACGACCGATTTCAAAACTGAAACCAAATTAAGCAATACCAACCCTCAACAAAAAAACTACAATTGGGGCACGGCTGAGCTGGTTAAGTGGACCACACCAAAAGGCTATAAAGCCGAAGGTATACTGTACAAACCCGAAAATTTCGATCCAAATAAGAAATATCCGATGATTGCGTATTTCTACGAAAAACT from Flavobacterium sp. W4I14 includes these protein-coding regions:
- a CDS encoding dipeptidyl aminopeptidase/acylaminoacyl peptidase (product_source=COG1506; cath_funfam=3.40.50.1820; cog=COG1506; pfam=PF00326; superfamily=53474,82171), with protein sequence MQKRLTIILFFVVSFAYAQKKPLDHSVYDTWESIGTKQLSNNGQWAMYSILQQEGDAQLYLINIKTNAKINIPRGMNSQFSNDSKFAAFNIRPLNKDLRQAKIKKKKPEELPKDSLGIVNLSTNAVTKMARVKSFKFPEEGAGVMAYLTEKPDTAKKTVKPAEKKDDEMDFADDEPTGKGKTDEGTDLVVKNLLTGTDKTYKFVTDYYFSKDGKQLVFACSGSKKDKTAPQGVFLLNTEKSTLKTLIKGKGSFKNFTFDEESEHVAFVGEQSPEKQEIKNYNIYYNSLTLDTAQILVDFDMPGLPAKWSVNADGKITFSKDGKKLFFGISPIKKPKDTTIVDFEVAKVDVWNYKDDYLQPMQLKNADRDSKKSYLSVIDVYSSDPKVIPLADLKLPDANLIAEGDANLVLASTDYGRRIESQWSGSTSKDYYLVDTKNGQKKKIIDNLSGYAMASPGGNYVLYFDRKAGSWNTYGVTTGKVTILTAGLSEKFVDEENDVPDLPSPYGLATWTEGDKAVLIYDKYDIWSFSPDGKSAPKNITAGFGRANNITFRYERVQQDNRFERNADSKFVKVNETVWLDGFNNLTKENGFYRTNVGSAKAPELVVMAKFKYSNLLKAKDADVYIYDKANYVESPNVYITTDFKTETKLSNTNPQQKNYNWGTAELVKWTTPKGYKAEGILYKPENFDPNKKYPMIAYFYEKLTDGLYTYQAPAPTPSRLNISYFVSNGYLVFAPDISYETGHPGKSAVEFINSGVESLKKNSWVDGSKIGIQGQSWGGYQVAYLITQNNMYAAAWAGAPVVNMTSAYGGIRWETGMNRQFQYEKTQSRIGATLWEKPELYIENSPLFMFPKVNTPVVVMANDADGAVPWYQGIEMFTGLRRLGKPVWMLNYNGEAHNLVQRQNRKDIQIREQQFFDYYLKGTKAPAWMTSGVPATEKGKTWGFELTDDKP